In Aliarcobacter faecis, a genomic segment contains:
- a CDS encoding flagellar biosynthetic protein FliR, whose protein sequence is MEALLSLLNETVLFQFLLLFARVLAFLAFMPVFGHTAISATIRVSLALYFTFFIYPLVDIQNSINQDNFLLSLFSEITLGLVAAMFVNIIFSAVKIIGEFVEYSTALSMAAMFDPSTGTQEGLVAKMLFWIAIVLFFQTGMYEMTLVILVKSFSMIHLGTFDIFSYHGIQLAIDEIKRMFAFAFAFALPLFFIGFIMDVYYGYGTKSMPAFSPFIITFQLKFALIFIFLILGMEIFTDAFTNYFIDKFQ, encoded by the coding sequence ATGGAAGCTTTACTATCATTATTAAATGAGACTGTATTATTTCAGTTTCTACTTCTTTTTGCTAGAGTTTTAGCTTTTTTGGCATTTATGCCAGTTTTTGGACATACTGCAATAAGTGCAACAATTAGAGTCTCTTTAGCCCTATATTTTACCTTTTTTATATACCCTTTAGTTGATATACAAAATAGTATAAATCAAGATAATTTTTTATTATCTCTATTTTCAGAAATTACTTTAGGTTTAGTTGCTGCTATGTTTGTAAATATTATTTTTTCAGCAGTTAAAATAATTGGTGAGTTTGTTGAGTATTCAACAGCTTTATCTATGGCTGCAATGTTTGATCCATCAACTGGAACTCAAGAGGGTTTAGTAGCAAAGATGCTATTTTGGATAGCAATTGTTCTATTTTTCCAAACAGGAATGTATGAGATGACTTTGGTTATTTTAGTAAAAAGTTTTTCTATGATACATTTAGGTACTTTTGATATTTTTTCATATCATGGAATTCAATTAGCTATTGATGAGATAAAAAGAATGTTTGCTTTTGCTTTTGCTTTTGCTTTACCTCTATTTTTTATAGGTTTTATAATGGATGTTTATTATGGATATGGTACAAAATCTATGCCAGCATTTTCACCTTTTATAATAACTTTTCAGCTTAAATTTGCACTTATTTTTATATTTTTAATTTTGGGAATGGAGATTTTTACAGACGCTTTTACTAACTATTTTATAGATAAATTTCAATAA
- the flhB gene encoding flagellar biosynthesis protein FlhB, whose product MADDEEKTEEPTSKKIEDAKNEGNVGKSTEVVGASILLFGSIYLLFFSSFSLIEIKKLMLFSYSFIGEEIDSNLYFTIVYTVGMTLLKALAPLFILVFVLVLASNWMQFGFVSVPLKIDLQKLDPIKGFKNIFSLKKLLEALKLTAKLTIIVAVMFLLFSLTYKDILYMMNQDTNATLQTIISLSIYFILTILFIIIVFAIMDFYFSKFYYMKSLRMSKQEIKDEYKNMEGDPQVKGRIRRIQMQMAQKRMMSNVPNADVIITNPTHYAVALSYDNVKNKAPLVIAKGIDFIALRIKEVGRENNIPIIENPALARSLYEQIELDREIPNEFYKAMAEIFSYVYELKRKR is encoded by the coding sequence ATGGCTGATGATGAAGAAAAAACCGAAGAACCCACATCCAAAAAAATAGAAGATGCTAAAAATGAAGGAAATGTTGGTAAATCAACAGAGGTTGTTGGTGCATCTATTTTACTTTTTGGTTCAATTTATTTACTATTTTTTTCATCATTTTCTCTTATTGAGATAAAAAAACTTATGCTTTTTTCTTATAGTTTCATAGGAGAAGAGATAGATTCAAATTTATATTTTACTATTGTTTATACAGTTGGAATGACTCTTTTAAAAGCTTTAGCACCTCTTTTTATATTAGTATTTGTTTTGGTTTTGGCTAGTAATTGGATGCAATTTGGTTTTGTATCAGTTCCTTTAAAAATTGATTTACAAAAACTAGACCCAATAAAAGGATTTAAAAATATTTTTAGTTTAAAAAAACTTTTGGAAGCTTTAAAATTAACAGCTAAATTAACAATAATTGTAGCTGTAATGTTTTTACTATTTTCTCTTACATATAAAGATATTTTATATATGATGAATCAAGATACAAATGCAACTTTACAAACAATAATTAGTTTGAGCATATATTTTATTTTGACAATTCTTTTTATTATTATTGTTTTTGCTATAATGGATTTTTACTTTAGCAAATTTTATTATATGAAATCTTTAAGAATGAGTAAACAAGAGATTAAAGATGAGTATAAAAATATGGAGGGAGATCCTCAAGTAAAGGGAAGAATTAGAAGAATTCAGATGCAAATGGCACAAAAAAGAATGATGAGTAATGTTCCTAATGCAGATGTTATTATTACAAACCCAACGCATTATGCAGTTGCTTTAAGTTATGATAATGTAAAAAATAAAGCTCCTTTAGTTATTGCGAAAGGGATAGATTTTATAGCCCTTAGAATAAAAGAAGTAGGAAGAGAGAATAATATTCCTATTATTGAAAACCCTGCACTTGCAAGAAGTTTATATGAACAAATAGAACTTGATAGAGAGATTCCAAATGAATTTTATAAGGCTATGGCTGAAATTTTCTCTTATGTTTATGAATTAAAAAGAAAAAGGTAG
- a CDS encoding flagellar hook-length control protein FliK has product MNAIDIFTQEGSSLESGTSLLGGQKDQKNGASLFDSILKSSIELKNGLDVKVENSIPNTTKMVTNSMENIATAIGSNSLLDRLIVEAKEIIAENPVIESQNKNTLEDSSKFIDTLKDSILSEKINSSEKADLKLDLKSETNSEVKEEIKGEIKVQNNSSISLLDKLIVDAKQDILSKDVAQKIQTNLSEKIIENPIVTNELVDEVKEEIKGEIKVQSNSPTSLLDKLIVDAKQDILSKDVAQKTQTNLSEKIIENPIVTNELVDEVKEETKGEIKVQNNSPTSLLDKLIVDAKNKIIEDKNSLKEQQNIQTSRSVEQTVIKDVLITDIVKSDIITDESNNIIKEQVFTKTQEKVIIVNQNPIETTNFLENSNLESIDEKAIVEKPKSLMDALIQNSIKKQEEFTSKNFDLTQIDTKAKEIVSNIYLGEQKNQLNTQLNFNKTEAMKLLKEGASLEDIQKSAKILDLGLDDVNVEQTSSLDELTKKNNLRDLNDRKQILDSLLNEKNIRSVDVRNLITKSVEASTALFENKLNFEEDKLVSVNSPLSFNIQTKIIGARQQMSNMMSDIAKQMYENYKPPVTVFRINLHPEHLGTIAIMMKSEKNSDVSISMSVSSQATLDALIENQSLLRNSLNKTFDENTKFNLDFNSSDRNPDSNQQQKQEEQRNQDEHIDTQTILKLQEENKEIDDKFDYM; this is encoded by the coding sequence ATGAATGCAATAGATATTTTTACACAAGAGGGCTCTTCTCTTGAGAGTGGCACTTCACTTTTAGGTGGGCAAAAAGATCAAAAAAATGGGGCTTCTCTTTTTGATTCAATATTAAAAAGTAGTATAGAGTTAAAAAATGGTTTAGATGTAAAAGTTGAAAATTCAATTCCAAATACAACAAAAATGGTAACAAATAGTATGGAAAATATAGCTACAGCAATAGGTTCAAATTCACTTTTGGATAGATTAATTGTTGAAGCAAAAGAGATAATAGCCGAAAACCCAGTTATTGAATCACAAAATAAAAATACTTTAGAAGATAGTTCTAAATTTATAGATACTTTAAAAGATTCAATTTTAAGTGAAAAGATAAATAGTAGTGAAAAAGCTGACTTAAAATTGGACTTGAAAAGTGAAACAAATTCAGAAGTAAAAGAAGAGATAAAGGGTGAAATAAAAGTACAAAACAACTCTTCAATTTCACTTTTAGATAAGTTAATAGTTGATGCAAAACAAGATATTTTATCAAAAGATGTAGCACAAAAAATACAAACTAATTTAAGTGAAAAGATTATAGAAAATCCAATAGTAACAAATGAGTTAGTAGATGAGGTAAAAGAAGAGATAAAGGGTGAAATAAAAGTACAAAGTAACTCTCCAACTTCACTTTTAGATAAATTAATAGTTGATGCAAAACAAGATATTTTATCAAAAGATGTAGCACAAAAAACACAAACTAATTTAAGTGAAAAGATTATAGAAAATCCAATAGTAACAAATGAGTTAGTAGATGAGGTGAAAGAAGAGACAAAAGGTGAAATAAAAGTACAAAACAACTCTCCAACTTCACTTTTAGATAAATTAATAGTTGATGCGAAAAATAAAATAATTGAAGATAAAAATAGCTTAAAAGAGCAACAAAATATACAAACTTCTAGGAGTGTGGAGCAAACAGTAATAAAAGATGTACTTATAACAGATATTGTTAAAAGTGATATTATTACTGATGAGTCAAATAATATAATCAAAGAACAAGTTTTTACAAAGACTCAAGAAAAGGTTATTATTGTAAATCAAAATCCAATTGAAACTACAAACTTTTTAGAAAATAGTAATTTAGAGAGTATTGATGAAAAAGCTATTGTTGAAAAGCCAAAATCTCTTATGGATGCATTAATACAAAATAGTATAAAAAAACAAGAAGAGTTTACATCTAAAAATTTTGATTTAACACAAATTGATACAAAAGCAAAAGAGATTGTTTCAAATATATATTTAGGTGAGCAAAAAAACCAGTTAAATACTCAACTTAATTTTAATAAAACAGAAGCTATGAAACTTCTAAAAGAGGGTGCAAGTTTAGAAGATATTCAAAAAAGTGCAAAAATTCTAGATTTAGGTTTAGATGATGTTAATGTTGAACAAACTTCTAGCTTAGATGAACTAACTAAAAAAAATAATTTAAGAGATTTAAATGATAGAAAACAGATTTTGGATAGTTTATTAAATGAAAAAAATATAAGAAGTGTTGATGTAAGAAATTTGATAACAAAATCTGTAGAAGCAAGTACTGCTTTGTTTGAAAATAAACTAAATTTTGAAGAAGATAAGCTTGTAAGTGTTAATTCTCCACTATCTTTTAATATTCAAACAAAAATTATTGGTGCAAGACAACAGATGTCAAATATGATGTCTGATATTGCAAAACAGATGTATGAAAACTATAAGCCACCAGTTACTGTATTTAGAATTAATTTACATCCTGAGCATTTAGGAACTATTGCTATTATGATGAAGAGTGAGAAAAATAGTGATGTTTCTATTAGTATGAGTGTTTCAAGTCAAGCTACTCTTGATGCTTTAATTGAGAATCAAAGTTTACTTAGAAATTCACTAAATAAAACTTTTGATGAAAATACAAAATTTAACTTAGATTTTAACTCTAGTGATAGAAATCCTGACTCGAATCAACAACAAAAACAAGAAGAACAACGAAATCAAGATGAACATATTGATACACAAACAATTTTAAAACTTCAAGAAGAGAATAAAGAAATTGATGATAAATTTGATTATATGTAA